In Electrophorus electricus isolate fEleEle1 chromosome 12, fEleEle1.pri, whole genome shotgun sequence, a single window of DNA contains:
- the tbx22 gene encoding T-box transcription factor TBX22, whose protein sequence is MQSLRDFGDRRSGGCTRMQGLSSRAHAFSVEALVGKSCKRIKVENLMAEKLHLISTNDRDSDTSTGTLVSEEEDHEYQNEKTHETCATSGKPTENIPGPDTDIRVELQGSDLWNRFHEIGTEMIITKAGRRMFPSIRVKVRNLDPFKQYYIAMDITPVDSKRYRYVYHSSQWMVAGNTDHSCISPRLYVHPDSPCSGETWMRQIISFDRVKLTNNEMDDKGHIILQSMHKYMPRVHVILHGPPVDLSQIASPPAEGVHTFSFPETQFTTVTAYQNQQITKLKIDRNPFAKGFRDPGRNRGVLDGILESYPWRSPYGLDLKPFTLDLQGGRSGCSANFNTISPLKSLLPHTNSTSSSPLTLSTHDSALHNLTIPMCYRVATSNHPYAARSYCSLGPDRLRSYPGLRPLSDCPLLCPLHGKKAGSCRGQCLQGPAAMGPCLLSLQNLQSSRASGVHQGQQSTVGSSFTPSYGLYSYSFPVSPHFSTVRSTTKPINSMTLSPSESFLCQTAWHSSMNHCL, encoded by the exons ATGCAAAGTTTAAGAGACTTCGGAGACAGACGTTCGGGTGGCTGTACGAGAATGCAGGGGCTAAGCTCTAGAGCCCATGCTTTTTCAGTGGAAGCTTTGGTTGGGAAAAGCTGCAAAAGGATAAAAGTGGAAAACTTGATGGCTGAGAAGTTGCATCTGATCTCTACAAATGACAGAGATTCGGATACATCGACGGGAACTCTTGTCAGCGAAGAAGAGGATCACG AATATCAAAACGAGAAGACGCATGAAACTTGCGCGACTTCGGGGAAGCCCACAGAAAACATACCTGGTCCTGACACAGACATCCGAGTGGAACTCCAAGGGTCCGACCTGTGGAACAGATTTCACGAGATTGGCACAGAGATGATCATTACCAAAGCTGGGAG GAGAATGTTTCCATCTATCAGAGTGAAAGTGCGGAACCTGGACCCGTTTAAACAGTATTACATCGCCATGGACATTACGCCTGTGGATTCAAAGAGATACAG ATACGTGTACCACAGTTCTCAGTGGATGGTAGCTGGAAACACAGACCACTCCTGTATCAGTCCCCGGCTTTACGTTCACCCGGATTCACCTTGTTCTGGGGAGACATGGATGCGCCAAATAATCAGCTTTGATCGCGTGAAATTAACTAACAACGAGATGGACGACAAAGGCCAT ATAATACTTCAGTCCATGCATAAGTACATGCCGCGCGTGCATGTCATCCTGCACGGTCCCCCGGTGGACCTGTCGCAGATCGCATCGCCTCCTGCGGAAGGCGTGCACACCTTCTCGTTCCCTGAGACTCAGTTCACAACTGTAACAGCCTACCAAAACCAACAG ATAACAAAATTGAAGATTGACCGAAATCCTTTTGCCAAGGGCTTTAGAGATCCAGGAAGAAACAG GGGGGTACTGGATGGCATCTTGGAATCTTACCCCTGGCGAAGCCCCTATGGTCTTGATTTGAAGCCATTCACCTTGGATCTTCAAG GCGGAAGGTCTGGATGTTCAGCAAACTTCAACACCATCTCCCCTCTGAAAAGCCTCCTGCCCCACACCAACTCCACATCCTCTAGTCCCTTAACTCTGTCCACCCATGACAGTGCCCTCCACAACCTTACTATCCCAATGTGCTACAGAGTGGCTACATCGAACCACCCCTATGCAGCCAGATCTTACTGCAGCCTTGGACCAGACAGGCTCAGAAGTTACCCAGGGTTGCGACCCTTGTCAGATTGTCCTCTGCTGTGTCCTCTCCATGGGAAAAAGGCAGGCAGCTGCAGGGGACAATGCCTCCAGGGCCCAGCAGCCATGGGCCCCTGCCTGCTCTCTCTTCAGAACCTTCAGTCCAGCCGGGCCTCTGGAGTTCACCAGGGCCAGCAGAGTACTGTGGGGTCTTCCTTCACTCCATCATATGGTCTGTACAGCTACAGTTTTCCTGTCAGCCCACACTTCTCTACTGTCAGAAGTACCACAAAACCAATCAACAGCATGACCCTGTCACCCTCTGAGAGCTTTCTTTGCCAAACAGCCTGGCATTCTTCCATGAACCACTGCCTCTGA